Genomic window (Achromobacter sp. B7):
CCGCAGCAACATCGTCATCAGCCGCAACCCTGATTTCACCGCAACCGGCGCCACGGTCGTACCCAGCCTGCAAGCCGCTATCGACGCCTGCGGCGAGGTAGACGAAGCGTTCGTGATCGGCGGCGCACAGATCTACGCCCAGGCGCTGCCGCTGGCGCAACGCGTGCTGGCCACGGAAGTGCACGCCGACGTAGACGGCGACGCGTTCTTTCCGTTGCTGCCCTCGTTCCAGTGGAAGGAAACGGCGCGCGAACCGCAGCCCGCTGAAAACGGCTACGACTACGACTTCGTGACGTATCAGCGTCAGGCCTTGCGATAGGGCCTATTCCCGCCCCCCTTCACGCCGCGCCCGCGTTTCTGATGAAGCGCCACAACGCCGGTGCTTCCGAATACGCCACGTTAAAGCGCACCCAGGGCGTGTCGGCTTCGTCCACCTCGAAGTAAGACCCCGGCGCCAGCCAGATGCCGTCTTTCAGTGCCAGTTCGGCCAGGCCGTTGGCGCCGCGTTCGCGCCAGGCGCCCGCCACCTTGGCCCAAAGGAACAGCCCGCCCTGGGGCCGCCCATGGATTTCAAAACCGTGTTGGCGCATCTGCTCGGCCACCACGACGTGCGCCTGGGCCAGCCGTTCGCGAGTACGGGCGATGTGTGCGCGGTAGCGGCCTTCGCGGATCACCTGGTGCACGATGCGCTCCATGATCTCGGGCGAGGTCAGCCCCACCGCCATCTTGGTGCGCGCAATGTCACGCACCAGATCGCGGTGCGCCACCACGTAGCCCACCCGAACCGACGGGCTGATGACTTTGGAATAGCCACCCAGGTAGACCACGCGCTGCCCGCCGTCCAGCGCGGCCAGCATGGGCGTCACGCCGGGCGCCAGTTCGCGCGAGATATCGTCTTCGATCACCCATAGCCCATGGCGCTCGGCCGCCTGCAAGATGCGAAAGGCGTTGGCCATGCCGATGCTGGCGCCCGACGGGTTCTGCAATACGGTGTTGATGAACAGCGCGCGCGGCCGGTGCTGCGCCGCCACCGCTTCCAGCGCCTCGCAATCCAGGCCATCAACCGTGCGCGGCACCGACACCACGCGCAGGCCCGCCAGGCGCAGCAGCTGCAACAGGTTGGCGTAGGCCGGCTGCTCGACGACCACCGTGTCGCCCGGCCGCAGCAAGGTGCGGATCACCATGTCCAGCCCGTGCGTGACGCCCTGCGTCAGCAGCACCTGCGAGGCCTCGACCTCCATGCCTTGCGCGCTGAGGCTGGCCGCGATGGTTTCGCGCAGCGGCGCGTAGCCGTACGGGTGCCCGTAATTGGCGATGCGCATCGCCGGCACGCGCCCCATGTGGCGCAGCGCAACGTGCAGGCCTTCTTCGTTCAGCCATTCGCCGGGCAGCCAGCCGCAGCCGGACTTGATGGGGATGGAGTGGTCGGCAAAGATGTCCGACAGCAACCAACCTGCATTCAGGCGCGGGGGCTCCCAGGACAGAGGCTCGCCCCGGCGCGCAGGCGCATCCGGCGAGGCCACCCGGTAGCCCGCGCCCGGCCGCGCCGCCAGCCAGCCCAGCGACACCAGCCGGCTATAAGCGCTGGCAACGGTGAAGGTGCTGACGCCGTACTGGCGCGCGAACTCGCGCACCGACGGTAGGGACATACCCGGACGCAGGGTTTGTTCCTCGATGG
Coding sequences:
- a CDS encoding PLP-dependent aminotransferase family protein, with amino-acid sequence MIDFQPNRARGLAPTLVEQLVAAILRAIEEQTLRPGMSLPSVREFARQYGVSTFTVASAYSRLVSLGWLAARPGAGYRVASPDAPARRGEPLSWEPPRLNAGWLLSDIFADHSIPIKSGCGWLPGEWLNEEGLHVALRHMGRVPAMRIANYGHPYGYAPLRETIAASLSAQGMEVEASQVLLTQGVTHGLDMVIRTLLRPGDTVVVEQPAYANLLQLLRLAGLRVVSVPRTVDGLDCEALEAVAAQHRPRALFINTVLQNPSGASIGMANAFRILQAAERHGLWVIEDDISRELAPGVTPMLAALDGGQRVVYLGGYSKVISPSVRVGYVVAHRDLVRDIARTKMAVGLTSPEIMERIVHQVIREGRYRAHIARTRERLAQAHVVVAEQMRQHGFEIHGRPQGGLFLWAKVAGAWRERGANGLAELALKDGIWLAPGSYFEVDEADTPWVRFNVAYSEAPALWRFIRNAGAA
- a CDS encoding dihydrofolate reductase; the encoded protein is MPASLTLIVAYSTNRVIGRDNTLPWKLPGDLAHFKRSTLGHPIIMGRKTWDSLGRPLPGRSNIVISRNPDFTATGATVVPSLQAAIDACGEVDEAFVIGGAQIYAQALPLAQRVLATEVHADVDGDAFFPLLPSFQWKETAREPQPAENGYDYDFVTYQRQALR